AGGGGCAGTGGTACCGCCTGTTCACCGCGGTGTTCCTGCACCAGGCCGTCTGGCACATCGCGTTCAACATGCTGGGGCTGTGGTGGCTCGGCGGTCCCCTGGAGGCCGCGCTCGGACGGTCGCGCTTCCTCGCGCTGTATCTGCTCTCCGGGCTGGCGGGCAGTGCCCTGACCTACCTGATCGCCGCGCCCAACCAGGGGTCGCTCGGTGCCTCGGGCGCCGTCTTCGGGCTGCTCGGCGCCACGGCCGTGCTGATGCGCCGGATGCGTTACGAGATGCGGCCGGTCCTGGTCCTGCTGGCGCTGAACCTGGTCTTCACGTTCCTCTGGTCCGGCATCGCCTGGGAGGCACATCTCGGCGGGCTGGTCGCGGGCACGGCGGTCGCCGTCGGCATGGTGCACGCGCCGCGCGAGCGCCGGGCGCTGGTCCAGTGGGGCACCTGCGCGCTG
Above is a window of Streptomyces sp. NBC_01498 DNA encoding:
- a CDS encoding rhomboid family intramembrane serine protease, translated to MDQQPGGPDRPATDAAPHCYRHPDRETGIRCTRCDRPICTDCMISASVGFQCPNCVRDGSGTGMSPTAARPRTIAGGTVTADPRLITKILLGMNLAVFVGVLVSERRVVGELDLIGDAFNPELGELVGVAQGQWYRLFTAVFLHQAVWHIAFNMLGLWWLGGPLEAALGRSRFLALYLLSGLAGSALTYLIAAPNQGSLGASGAVFGLLGATAVLMRRMRYEMRPVLVLLALNLVFTFLWSGIAWEAHLGGLVAGTAVAVGMVHAPRERRALVQWGTCALVLLVTVVIIVIRTGQLS